One part of the bacterium genome encodes these proteins:
- a CDS encoding tetratricopeptide repeat protein — protein MKTLAFILATLLATGTFAQDVKWADDEYNLGKDLYKQGKYYEAESHLNNAIRVYKDKGDKKYELYASEQLAQVFNKTGRYDEAISLNFQLLAMASSLNDLSGVGLANNRLGVNYYNKGDYSSAAIYYQAALAQSRQSSKTEDIKIDLKNLVDVYNKLGKYDEANKYQNEIDQLNSGSGYKDYGAQTGYNNNPNQMSVQDADNLKKAGEDKMTAGNYNEALQDLQTALQVYQIHNDESFQKLTQEKISRCHYYLGHYQEAMNSAYQALSMAQQTNDSYGQGVDYNTIGMSQYYMGQQQEAMNNFMTAYSFNSMEGSSKTELKTTAYFLSMIYKNMGNYNAAMQYEQQYNSLQSQGY, from the coding sequence ATGAAAACGTTAGCGTTCATTTTGGCAACGTTGTTAGCCACTGGCACTTTTGCTCAAGACGTCAAGTGGGCTGACGACGAATATAATCTGGGTAAAGATTTATACAAACAAGGAAAATATTACGAAGCGGAATCGCATCTGAACAATGCCATTCGCGTATACAAAGACAAAGGAGATAAAAAATACGAACTGTATGCTTCCGAACAACTCGCTCAAGTGTTTAACAAAACCGGCCGATATGATGAGGCGATTTCCCTGAATTTCCAATTGCTCGCAATGGCCAGTTCCCTCAACGATCTCTCCGGCGTCGGCCTGGCCAACAACCGCCTCGGCGTCAATTATTACAATAAGGGTGATTATTCGTCGGCCGCTATTTATTATCAAGCCGCTTTAGCGCAAAGCCGTCAAAGTAGCAAAACTGAAGATATTAAAATCGATCTGAAAAACCTTGTTGACGTTTACAACAAGCTTGGAAAATATGATGAAGCCAATAAGTATCAAAACGAGATCGATCAATTAAACAGCGGCAGCGGATACAAAGACTACGGCGCCCAAACCGGTTATAATAACAATCCGAATCAAATGTCAGTGCAAGATGCCGACAATCTGAAAAAAGCCGGCGAAGATAAAATGACGGCCGGCAATTACAACGAAGCTTTGCAGGATTTGCAAACCGCTTTACAAGTATACCAAATTCACAATGATGAAAGCTTTCAGAAACTAACACAGGAAAAAATCAGTCGTTGTCACTATTATCTCGGTCATTATCAGGAAGCCATGAACAGCGCTTATCAGGCTTTGTCGATGGCACAGCAAACAAACGATTCATATGGACAAGGCGTGGATTATAATACGATCGGAATGAGCCAGTATTACATGGGCCAGCAACAGGAAGCCATGAATAATTTCATGACAGCCTATTCATTCAATAGCATGGAAGGCAGTTCAAAAACCGAACTCAAAACTACGGCGTATTTCCTTTCCATGATTTATAAAAATATGGGCAATTATAACGCCGCTATGCAGTATGAACAGCAATACAACTCACTTCAATCGCAAGGCTATTAA
- a CDS encoding VWA domain-containing protein: MIKFASPYFFYLLALIPLLFIFYLYRLRHKERQIKAFGDAELIEQLTASRSLTKVRIKTIFLFSSIGLLILALVGFEIGTKYEQVKIEGVDIVLALDISASMNAQDIQPSRIEKAKFEIGSLLEMLGGDRVALVVFAGNAFIQCPMTNDYSALHMFLDAIETGTTTSAGTNFTDALQTAAQAFIRHEGEPAGSSAGKAIILFSDGEDHSTDASTMIKSLQEQNIRVYTVGVGTSNPVPIPVYDDQGNQYDYKKYNGSVVTTKLEDAFLKKLAEETGGAYYPVSTGGQTMKKIYDDVSKLEKTESSQYQFTQFEDRFQFFLVIAFILLTIEIVVSEKRKI, from the coding sequence ATGATCAAATTTGCTTCGCCTTATTTTTTCTACCTGCTGGCGCTAATCCCACTGCTTTTTATTTTTTACCTTTACAGACTGCGTCATAAAGAACGCCAAATAAAGGCTTTTGGCGATGCAGAATTGATCGAACAACTGACGGCCTCCCGCAGCCTCACAAAAGTCCGCATCAAAACGATCTTTCTATTCTCGTCTATAGGATTGCTAATTCTAGCACTCGTTGGATTCGAGATCGGAACCAAGTACGAGCAGGTAAAAATCGAAGGTGTTGATATCGTCTTGGCTCTTGACATTTCGGCTTCTATGAATGCGCAAGATATTCAGCCGAGCAGAATTGAAAAAGCAAAATTCGAGATCGGATCGTTGCTGGAAATGCTGGGCGGAGACCGCGTCGCATTAGTCGTATTTGCAGGAAATGCTTTCATTCAATGTCCCATGACAAATGACTACAGCGCGCTGCACATGTTTCTCGATGCAATTGAAACAGGCACCACGACGTCCGCCGGAACAAATTTTACCGATGCGTTACAGACAGCCGCTCAAGCATTTATTCGCCATGAGGGCGAGCCAGCCGGCTCATCGGCAGGCAAAGCAATCATACTTTTTTCAGATGGCGAGGATCATAGTACTGACGCTTCTACGATGATAAAGAGTCTGCAGGAACAGAACATCCGGGTGTACACGGTGGGCGTCGGGACATCCAATCCTGTTCCGATTCCGGTCTACGACGATCAAGGTAACCAATATGATTATAAAAAATACAATGGTTCGGTAGTTACAACTAAATTAGAAGATGCCTTTCTTAAAAAGCTCGCTGAAGAGACTGGAGGCGCTTATTATCCGGTATCGACCGGCGGGCAGACGATGAAAAAAATTTACGACGACGTATCAAAACTCGAAAAAACCGAATCATCCCAATATCAATTCACTCAGTTTGAAGATCGTTTTCAATTCTTCCTGGTTATCGCGTTTATCTTACTGACTATCGAAATAGTTGTCTCAGAAAAACGAAAAATATAG
- a CDS encoding VWA domain-containing protein — MASFEWANPYFLLLIAALPIVWFWNWKKKRAAAVQYSHIGWLGTVRPSFRQKAATLLPWLKLIAMALVICALGRPRTKDAQSKVTAEGIDIILAIDVSRSMLIEDMGKANRLDAAKEVAERFVRGRETDRVGLVVFAGKSFTQCPLTVDYSILTSLIRQVDIGMIEDGTAIGMGLVNSINRLRESKVKSKVIILLTDGQNNRGEIDPITAAQIAKALGIRVYTVGAGKDGVARIPVDDPFFGRQYVTAEVKIDEETLRTIAETTGGQYFRATSQKMLEDIYDQIGQLEKTRIEVKTYLRYHELYPYFVIPALIILTVYFILLNTVFMKIP, encoded by the coding sequence ATGGCTTCCTTTGAATGGGCTAATCCTTACTTTCTCTTACTCATTGCCGCTTTGCCGATCGTGTGGTTTTGGAATTGGAAGAAGAAACGCGCGGCCGCCGTTCAATATTCACATATTGGATGGTTAGGAACTGTTCGACCGTCCTTTCGCCAGAAGGCCGCCACTCTGTTACCGTGGCTCAAATTAATAGCCATGGCGCTCGTCATTTGCGCATTAGGGCGGCCCCGCACCAAAGACGCTCAATCCAAAGTAACCGCAGAAGGTATCGACATTATTCTCGCTATCGACGTTTCACGCAGTATGCTGATCGAGGACATGGGAAAAGCAAACCGGCTTGATGCTGCTAAGGAAGTAGCCGAACGATTCGTTCGTGGACGAGAAACGGATCGTGTCGGATTGGTCGTATTCGCCGGGAAAAGTTTTACCCAATGTCCATTAACGGTAGACTATTCTATCCTAACGTCACTTATACGGCAGGTAGACATCGGTATGATCGAAGACGGCACGGCGATCGGTATGGGTTTAGTCAATTCGATCAACCGTTTACGTGAAAGTAAAGTGAAAAGCAAAGTCATTATCCTTCTCACGGACGGTCAGAATAATCGCGGCGAAATCGATCCCATTACTGCCGCTCAAATTGCCAAGGCGCTGGGCATTCGCGTCTATACGGTCGGAGCCGGCAAAGACGGAGTAGCGCGTATTCCCGTTGACGATCCCTTTTTTGGAAGGCAATACGTAACCGCCGAAGTTAAAATCGATGAAGAAACGTTGCGAACCATTGCGGAAACCACCGGTGGCCAGTATTTTCGCGCCACCAGTCAAAAAATGCTCGAAGACATTTACGATCAGATCGGGCAATTAGAAAAAACGCGTATTGAAGTTAAAACGTATTTACGCTATCACGAATTGTACCCCTATTTCGTCATTCCCGCTTTAATTATTCTGACTGTTTATTTTATACTGTTGAACACTGTGTTTATGAAAATTCCATGA